The uncultured Campylobacter sp. genome has a window encoding:
- a CDS encoding Cys/Met metabolism pyridoxal-phosphate-dependent enzyme, whose product MNRSLTTQRSPLDHVLSGAIAGAIGGCAVELVKAKEGKSKSKAIRDALDIALSGGIIGGGAIYSANKLVQGEYLRAAAGVAVCVGALIAGRNFILKVGNE is encoded by the coding sequence ATGAATAGATCACTTACGACACAGCGTTCGCCGCTGGATCACGTTTTAAGCGGCGCTATAGCGGGGGCGATCGGCGGTTGCGCCGTAGAGCTCGTTAAAGCCAAAGAAGGCAAGAGCAAATCTAAAGCGATTCGAGATGCGTTAGATATAGCGCTAAGCGGCGGTATCATCGGCGGCGGCGCGATTTACAGCGCAAATAAGCTCGTACAAGGCGAGTATCTACGCGCAGCAGCAGGCGTCGCAGTATGCGTAGGCGCGCTCATTGCGGGTAGAAATTTTATTCTTAAGGTAGGCAATGAGTAA
- a CDS encoding HMA2 domain-containing protein, with the protein MKINHNDILEFHKYFSKISHSKGRIRIRVSPKIRELRDSVSEESLKAKIAAIRGIKEYKFNSLIGSLTIHYDENIFPMHLWEQFLSGISSPELVALVNSNIEAIS; encoded by the coding sequence ATGAAAATAAATCACAACGATATTTTGGAATTTCATAAGTATTTTAGCAAAATCAGCCACAGCAAAGGTCGTATCCGTATCCGCGTAAGTCCCAAAATTAGGGAGTTGCGAGATAGTGTGAGCGAGGAGAGCCTGAAGGCTAAAATAGCTGCAATTCGCGGGATAAAAGAGTATAAATTTAACTCCCTAATTGGCTCGCTGACGATTCATTACGACGAAAATATTTTTCCGATGCACCTTTGGGAGCAGTTTTTAAGCGGCATCAGTTCGCCTGAGCTAGTAGCGCTTGTAAATTCCAATATAGAGGCGATTTCTTGA
- the mog gene encoding molybdopterin adenylyltransferase, which yields MVKIGVLTISDRASGGVYEDLGGKEIIAVMDDWLTCEKEYFYEIVPDELELIKDKLIYLCDEAGCDLVLTTGGTGPAPRDVTPEATEAVSEKLMPGFGELMRAESQKIVPTAILSRQIAAIRKKSLIINLPGNPKAIKECLLPVFPAVPYCIDLMGGNYITADENKIKIFRPKRK from the coding sequence ATGGTAAAAATAGGTGTTTTAACGATCAGTGATCGCGCTAGCGGTGGCGTTTACGAGGATTTAGGAGGCAAAGAGATAATTGCCGTGATGGATGATTGGCTAACTTGCGAGAAAGAGTATTTTTATGAAATTGTCCCCGATGAGCTGGAGCTGATCAAAGATAAGCTGATTTATCTTTGCGACGAAGCAGGTTGTGATTTGGTGCTAACTACGGGCGGTACGGGTCCTGCTCCACGCGATGTAACGCCTGAAGCGACCGAAGCAGTAAGTGAGAAATTAATGCCAGGCTTTGGCGAACTAATGCGCGCAGAAAGCCAAAAGATCGTGCCTACGGCAATTTTATCTCGCCAGATAGCAGCGATCCGCAAAAAATCTCTGATTATAAACTTACCGGGCAATCCAAAAGCGATTAAAGAGTGCCTTCTGCCGGTATTTCCTGCCGTGCCGTATTGTATTGATCTAATGGGAGGGAATTACATAACAGCGGATGAAAATAAGATAAAAATATTTCGCCCTAAACGCAAATAA
- a CDS encoding AAA family ATPase, giving the protein MRLNLMEILHKIKKSKLNIILIFLVLLIVLLSIVYFKDDSRYITEREFSELVRKDQIKRAHIEDGTLSFVYDGKRYKILTDIVNLKELSNHALITKEEDNESGGISAILVIFTFAFFLFVYYFETVLARRRRLDGVGAARQGGANAELGDLSPSVSDVRFSDVAGISEVKDELIEIVDFLKNPAKYRNFGIKLPKGILMIGEPGVGKTLIAKAVAGEADVPFFYQSGASFAEVFVGVGARRVRELFAKAKSCAPAIIFIDEIDAVGGKRGIGRNDEREATLNQLLTEMDGFEENSGVMVIGATNKINMIDDALLRSGRFDRRVFIGLPNYKDRIEILKIYLEGKRCSANINKVSRLCVGFSGAGVATLVNEAAINALKRGSDTIELSDFENVRMRVFYGVQKSRILTEYEKEIQAFYQGAKALSAYWYSFDFEKIELLNDKFLNEDFEIESKTQILNQIKVLLSGMAALQIHKNDAFSNSASDVKQAIALAQKMVFELAMGDSFTPSAQSVNKILQDCYDEVSEIIRTMQDKLNQISKQIFVYEFITFEDVQKICESDGVEQEGVSAQEQDLQKLEKDSESSEEKPQDGTLNFD; this is encoded by the coding sequence ATGAGGTTAAATTTGATGGAAATTTTGCATAAAATCAAAAAAAGCAAGCTAAATATAATTCTGATTTTTTTAGTGCTGCTTATCGTTTTGCTCTCGATCGTTTATTTTAAGGACGATTCGCGATACATCACCGAGCGCGAATTTAGCGAGCTGGTGCGAAAAGATCAGATCAAGCGCGCGCATATCGAGGACGGCACGCTAAGCTTCGTTTACGACGGCAAACGCTATAAAATTTTAACCGATATCGTTAATTTAAAAGAGCTCTCCAACCACGCTTTGATTACGAAGGAAGAGGATAACGAAAGCGGCGGTATCAGCGCGATCTTGGTAATTTTTACGTTCGCATTTTTTCTCTTTGTATATTATTTTGAAACCGTTTTGGCTAGGCGCCGCAGGCTGGACGGCGTAGGCGCTGCGCGTCAAGGCGGCGCAAACGCAGAGCTCGGCGATCTTTCACCGAGCGTTAGCGACGTGAGATTTAGCGACGTCGCGGGCATCAGCGAGGTTAAAGACGAACTCATAGAGATTGTGGATTTTTTAAAAAATCCCGCAAAATATCGCAATTTCGGCATCAAGCTGCCGAAAGGAATTTTAATGATCGGCGAGCCCGGCGTCGGTAAAACGCTAATTGCAAAAGCCGTAGCGGGCGAGGCGGACGTGCCGTTTTTTTACCAAAGCGGCGCAAGCTTCGCCGAGGTCTTTGTGGGCGTCGGCGCTAGGCGGGTTCGCGAGCTGTTTGCGAAAGCCAAATCCTGTGCGCCCGCGATTATTTTTATCGACGAGATCGACGCGGTCGGCGGCAAGCGCGGTATAGGGCGCAACGACGAGCGGGAAGCGACGCTAAATCAGCTGCTGACCGAGATGGACGGATTTGAGGAAAATAGCGGCGTGATGGTAATCGGCGCAACCAACAAAATAAATATGATCGACGACGCGCTGCTGCGCTCGGGGCGCTTTGATAGGCGCGTTTTTATCGGGCTTCCGAACTACAAAGACCGCATCGAAATTTTAAAAATTTACCTCGAGGGCAAAAGATGCAGCGCGAATATCAACAAAGTAAGCCGCCTCTGCGTGGGCTTTAGCGGCGCAGGGGTAGCGACGCTGGTAAATGAAGCTGCGATCAACGCTCTTAAGCGCGGCAGCGATACGATCGAGCTTAGCGATTTTGAAAACGTGCGAATGAGGGTCTTTTATGGCGTGCAAAAAAGTAGAATTCTCACCGAATACGAAAAGGAGATCCAGGCGTTCTATCAGGGCGCAAAGGCGCTTAGCGCGTATTGGTATTCGTTTGATTTCGAAAAAATAGAGCTTTTAAACGATAAATTTTTAAACGAGGATTTCGAGATCGAATCCAAAACGCAAATTTTAAATCAAATCAAAGTGCTTTTAAGCGGCATGGCGGCGCTACAGATCCATAAAAACGACGCTTTTTCAAATTCTGCTAGCGACGTAAAGCAGGCTATCGCGCTGGCGCAAAAGATGGTTTTCGAGCTCGCGATGGGCGATAGTTTCACCCCTAGCGCGCAGAGCGTGAATAAAATTTTGCAAGATTGCTACGACGAGGTAAGCGAGATAATCCGCACGATGCAGGATAAGCTAAATCAAATTTCAAAGCAAATTTTCGTCTATGAGTTCATAACTTTCGAAGATGTTCAAAAGATCTGCGAATCCGATGGTGTGGAGCAAGAAGGCGTCTCCGCGCAAGAGCAGGATTTGCAAAAGCTGGAAAAAGATAGCGAAAGCTCTGAAGAAAAGCCGCAAGACGGCACGCTAAATTTCGATTAA
- the mtaB gene encoding tRNA (N(6)-L-threonylcarbamoyladenosine(37)-C(2))-methylthiotransferase MtaB, with protein sequence MKIYFKTFGCRTNIYDTQLIKSNLKSGEITHDEQGADVVVINSCTVTNGADADVRNYVNKMNRLGKKILLTGCGAVSRGEELYKNGAVFGVFGMSQKEKIDEFLGSESKFYDIGDLDGVEKNLVSDYEDHTKAFIKIQEGCDFNCSYCIIPSVRGRSRSSSEDVILKEAESLAANGFSEIVLTGTNIGSYGRAAGTSLGALLQKLGAIRGIRRIRLGSIEPSQIDASFREILSEPWLERHLHIALQHTSQKMLSIMRRRNSALRDLELFCELAERGFALGTDFIVAHPGESEEIWLEAVENFKKFPLTHLHAFIFSPRQGTASASLKGRIDGKTAKARLKMLQNITALNNYKFRLSHKVPLNVLIERKNGEFYEGYDQFYDKIWIESDDDLSKKWMEIRDYEVKFDGNFA encoded by the coding sequence TTGAAAATTTATTTTAAAACGTTTGGATGTCGCACAAATATCTACGACACGCAGCTTATCAAAAGCAACCTCAAATCGGGCGAGATCACGCACGACGAGCAGGGCGCGGACGTCGTCGTGATAAACTCCTGCACCGTTACGAACGGCGCCGACGCAGACGTGCGAAACTACGTAAATAAGATGAACCGCCTCGGCAAAAAGATATTGCTAACCGGCTGCGGCGCGGTATCGCGCGGCGAGGAGCTGTATAAAAACGGCGCGGTATTCGGGGTGTTTGGGATGTCGCAAAAGGAAAAGATCGATGAGTTTTTAGGCTCGGAGTCGAAATTTTACGATATCGGAGATCTTGACGGCGTCGAAAAAAATCTGGTAAGCGACTACGAGGATCACACCAAGGCCTTTATTAAAATTCAAGAGGGATGCGATTTTAACTGCAGCTACTGCATAATCCCCTCGGTGCGCGGCCGCTCGCGCAGCAGCTCTGAAGACGTGATCTTAAAAGAGGCGGAAAGCCTCGCCGCAAACGGCTTTAGCGAGATTGTGCTAACCGGCACCAATATCGGAAGCTACGGTAGAGCCGCGGGCACGAGCCTGGGCGCGTTGCTTCAAAAGCTGGGCGCGATACGCGGAATTCGACGCATTCGCCTAGGCAGCATCGAGCCCTCGCAGATAGATGCAAGCTTTCGCGAAATTTTATCCGAGCCGTGGCTGGAGCGGCATCTGCACATCGCGCTTCAGCACACTTCGCAAAAGATGCTTAGCATAATGCGCCGCCGAAATTCCGCGCTAAGGGATTTGGAGCTTTTTTGCGAGCTTGCGGAGCGAGGGTTTGCGCTGGGGACGGACTTTATCGTCGCGCACCCGGGCGAGAGCGAAGAGATTTGGCTCGAAGCGGTAGAAAATTTCAAAAAATTTCCGCTCACGCATCTGCACGCCTTTATCTTTTCGCCGCGGCAAGGGACCGCCTCGGCGTCGCTAAAAGGTCGCATAGACGGCAAAACGGCGAAGGCGCGGCTAAAGATGCTGCAGAACATAACGGCGCTGAATAATTATAAATTTCGCCTTTCGCACAAGGTGCCGCTAAATGTGCTGATCGAGCGTAAAAACGGAGAGTTTTATGAAGGATATGATCAATTTTATGATAAAATTTGGATCGAAAGCGATGATGATTTGTCGAAAAAATGGATGGAGATAAGAGATTATGAGGTTAAATTTGATGGAAATTTTGCATAA
- a CDS encoding mechanosensitive ion channel family protein → MRALAAIFLIFNLAFCEANSTLSAAHTRLESNASSAASEKKDENSKLSASLKDQIRVIDDEIKNNIWISRFSNFIGYQNLQKQSSQLEAELKKSAGTDKIAEIQKRLRAVKEQLILLKEYEKSPFLDIIAMPETPEPARITNPFSIISGFSTIRNLQAQKMEQKNAIENIKALIDKLEAKRALYERLMQIDTDASAAAELKSLDYELSEFSSAYEIAQTTYDVYEKKINSQIAVQTADIKAQIKRAGNIAVWILIVIALSFFCKVVAKKYIKNDENFYIVNKAINVLNFTLIALILLFSYIENMTHFVTVLGFASAGLAIAMKDMFMSSLGWLTIVLGGSFRVGDRIRVHKNGETYVGDIIDISVLRMTIFEDVTMTTWRENKRAGRVIFIPNNYIFTDLISNYTHSGLKTVWDGISILLTFDSNHKKAMYLIKNIVRKYSKGYTDIAKKQMGKLRSQYSIKNPNVEPRIFSFFEPYGIEISVWYMTNSYATLGLRSNISAEILDALRSEPDIKIAYPAYTLFNGKNYAAAGGNFAAQDLGSEQQGSQNLNAAAQGAGFAGGSGSGSEI, encoded by the coding sequence ATGAGAGCGCTTGCGGCTATTTTTTTGATTTTTAATCTTGCATTTTGCGAGGCAAATTCTACGCTCTCCGCCGCGCACACGCGCTTAGAATCTAACGCTAGCTCTGCCGCTAGTGAGAAGAAAGATGAAAATTCCAAGCTATCCGCGTCGCTAAAAGATCAGATCCGTGTTATTGACGATGAGATCAAAAATAATATCTGGATTTCGCGCTTTTCAAATTTCATCGGCTATCAAAATTTACAAAAGCAATCCAGCCAGCTCGAAGCGGAGCTAAAAAAGAGCGCCGGCACCGATAAGATCGCAGAGATTCAAAAAAGACTTCGCGCCGTAAAAGAGCAGCTCATACTGCTAAAAGAGTATGAAAAATCTCCGTTTTTAGATATCATCGCGATGCCCGAAACTCCAGAGCCTGCGCGCATTACAAATCCTTTTTCGATAATTTCGGGTTTTTCTACGATTAGAAATTTGCAAGCTCAAAAGATGGAGCAGAAAAACGCCATAGAAAATATTAAAGCTTTAATCGATAAACTTGAAGCAAAAAGGGCGCTATATGAGCGCTTGATGCAGATTGATACAGACGCAAGCGCTGCGGCGGAGCTTAAAAGCTTAGATTACGAGCTTAGCGAGTTTAGCTCCGCATATGAGATCGCGCAGACTACGTATGACGTTTACGAAAAAAAGATCAACTCCCAAATCGCCGTGCAGACCGCCGATATAAAAGCGCAGATCAAGCGCGCGGGAAACATCGCCGTGTGGATTTTAATCGTCATCGCGCTGTCGTTTTTCTGCAAAGTGGTGGCGAAAAAATATATCAAAAACGACGAGAATTTTTATATCGTAAATAAAGCTATCAATGTTTTAAATTTCACGCTGATTGCGCTGATACTGCTCTTTTCTTACATCGAGAATATGACGCACTTCGTGACGGTTCTTGGCTTTGCCTCGGCAGGTCTTGCGATTGCGATGAAAGATATGTTTATGAGCTCCTTAGGCTGGCTTACGATCGTGCTTGGCGGCAGCTTTCGCGTGGGCGATCGCATCAGGGTGCATAAAAACGGCGAGACCTATGTAGGCGATATCATCGATATTTCGGTGCTTAGGATGACGATTTTTGAGGACGTTACTATGACTACGTGGAGAGAAAATAAACGCGCGGGCAGGGTAATTTTCATACCTAACAATTATATTTTTACAGATCTTATCTCAAACTACACCCATAGCGGGCTTAAGACCGTCTGGGACGGCATTAGCATACTTTTAACATTTGATAGCAACCATAAAAAGGCGATGTATCTCATAAAAAACATCGTGCGGAAGTATTCCAAGGGCTACACCGACATCGCCAAAAAGCAGATGGGCAAGCTTCGTTCGCAATATAGCATCAAAAATCCAAACGTCGAGCCTAGAATTTTTAGCTTCTTCGAGCCATACGGCATTGAAATTTCGGTTTGGTACATGACGAACTCTTACGCTACGCTCGGGCTTCGTAGTAACATCTCGGCTGAAATTTTAGACGCGCTAAGAAGCGAGCCCGACATCAAGATCGCCTATCCCGCATACACGCTTTTTAACGGCAAAAACTACGCGGCTGCAGGCGGAAATTTTGCGGCGCAAGATCTCGGCTCGGAGCAGCAAGGCTCACAAAATTTAAACGCAGCGGCGCAGGGCGCGGGCTTTGCTGGGGGAAGCGGATCCGGGAGCGAAATTTGA